The proteins below come from a single Chryseobacterium sp. MA9 genomic window:
- a CDS encoding YifB family Mg chelatase-like AAA ATPase, whose translation MLIKIYGSAIHGVAAQTITIEVNVDTGGVGYHLVGLPDNAIKESSYRISAALKNVGYKIPGKKITINMAPADLRKEGSAYDLSIAIGILAASDQILAEEIENYIIMGELSLDGSLQPIKGVLPIAIQGREEGFKGIILPIQNAREAAIVSDLEVYGVENIREVIDFFNEGKPLNRITLDTRKEFHEKINDFPFDFSEVKGQETAKRAMEVAAAGGHNIILIGPPGSGKTMLAKRVPSILPPLTLKEALETTKIHSVAGKIGTEASLMTVRPFRSPHHTISDVALVGGGSYPQPGEISLAHNGVLFLDEMPEFKRTVLEVMRQPLEDREVTISRARFTVNYPASFMLVASMNPSPSGFFPDDPNNTSSVYEMQRYMNKLSGPLLDRIDIHIEVQKVEFEQLSEKRKGEKSKDIRNRVLKARDIQNKRYQSLNISSNAQIGPKEIEAFCELDETSFGLIKLAMEKLNLSARAYDRILKVARTIADLDESENIMSHHISEAIQYRSLDREFWSG comes from the coding sequence ATGCTGATCAAAATTTATGGAAGTGCCATTCATGGAGTGGCTGCACAGACAATAACAATTGAAGTGAATGTAGATACCGGCGGAGTAGGATACCATCTGGTGGGTCTGCCTGATAACGCAATTAAAGAAAGCAGCTATAGAATCTCTGCAGCACTGAAAAATGTAGGATATAAAATTCCCGGAAAGAAAATCACCATCAATATGGCTCCAGCTGATCTCAGAAAAGAAGGTTCTGCCTATGATCTGAGTATTGCGATTGGTATTTTAGCAGCTTCAGATCAGATTTTGGCAGAGGAAATTGAAAATTATATTATTATGGGCGAGCTTTCTCTCGATGGAAGCCTCCAGCCTATCAAAGGAGTTTTACCTATTGCTATTCAGGGCAGGGAAGAAGGTTTTAAAGGAATTATTCTTCCTATACAGAATGCCAGAGAAGCAGCCATTGTAAGTGATCTCGAAGTATACGGAGTAGAAAATATAAGAGAAGTAATTGATTTTTTTAATGAAGGAAAACCTCTTAACAGGATTACGCTGGATACCCGGAAAGAATTTCATGAGAAGATTAATGATTTCCCTTTCGATTTCTCTGAAGTTAAAGGTCAGGAAACGGCCAAAAGAGCAATGGAAGTGGCTGCAGCGGGGGGACATAATATCATCCTCATAGGCCCTCCCGGAAGTGGAAAGACCATGCTGGCTAAAAGAGTTCCCAGTATTTTACCTCCATTGACTCTGAAAGAAGCTTTAGAAACAACAAAAATTCATTCCGTGGCCGGAAAAATAGGAACTGAAGCTTCATTGATGACAGTTCGTCCCTTCAGATCTCCCCATCATACAATTTCTGATGTTGCCCTGGTGGGTGGCGGAAGTTATCCGCAGCCTGGTGAGATTTCCCTTGCTCATAACGGAGTACTGTTTCTTGATGAAATGCCTGAGTTTAAAAGAACAGTGCTGGAAGTAATGAGACAGCCTCTGGAAGACCGGGAAGTGACTATTTCAAGAGCCAGATTTACAGTAAATTACCCCGCAAGTTTTATGTTAGTAGCTTCTATGAATCCCAGCCCAAGCGGATTCTTTCCCGATGATCCTAACAATACCTCCTCTGTTTATGAAATGCAGCGGTACATGAATAAGCTTTCAGGACCGCTTTTGGACAGGATTGATATTCACATTGAAGTACAAAAAGTGGAATTTGAACAGCTTTCTGAAAAAAGAAAAGGAGAGAAAAGTAAGGATATCAGAAATCGGGTATTGAAAGCCAGAGATATTCAGAATAAAAGATACCAAAGCCTCAATATTAGCAGTAATGCCCAAATAGGGCCTAAAGAAATTGAAGCATTTTGTGAATTGGATGAAACCTCTTTCGGGCTCATCAAACTGGCGATGGAAAAACTTAATCTTTCGGCGAGAGCTTATGACAGAATCCTGAAAGTAGCCAGAACAATTGCTGATCTTGATGAATCAGAAAATATTATGTCTCACCATATTTCCGAAGCAATACAATACAGAAGTCTGGACCGGGAATTCTGGAGTGGATAA